The Amphiura filiformis chromosome 6, Afil_fr2py, whole genome shotgun sequence genome segment CACATCCACACACCCCAGTAGGCTCCGTCATGTAAGTGTGGAACCAAACAAcacttacaaaaataaaaaatccgTTTATGAAATACGAAATGTTTGAATGGAGCCAATACTTATAAATCGGTATAAACATTTCTAGCCTCAACTGTTGCATGATTTCCAGTGTTCTGTGAACAGGTTGAGGCCAAAGAATCGCTGGGCGTTCCATCCAATGCAGAAGCAGCACTGGTTTTAAGAGACTTGCACTGAGCCATGTCACTAGTGTCTGGCGCCAAATTTGACTGAACGTTCACTATAGATGCTGGTGTATAAGGGTGAGACGCAATCATGTCAATTGATACATTGCCTTGGCCATGTTCCCTATGTGTTTGAAATGACGTATTGGTTCGATGAATTTGTCCTTGATCCGTCtgttcatacgttttcataaactTTTCATCCTGAGAACTGATGGCAGAAGTTCCTCCTGTAGATGATTTTATTCGCACcctttcatacatttttggatcACGTAGATTAATCTCATCTAATTCGATAAATTTCTTGTCTTTTGTCATATCAATACCATGAGCAGTTTTCTTGTGACATTTTAAACTTCCATTGTGAGTAAAGGCGGCACTGCACATATCACACTGAaatggtttctctcctgtatgcaTTCTCACGTGACCTTTGAGATTATACTGTTGAGTAAATCCTTTGCCGCATAATTGACAGACATATGGCTTTGCAGTCACATGAATTCTATGGTGACGTTTCAAGCCATATGCATCTTTGAACGATTTACCGCACACTTCACACACGTGAGGGCGCTTTGTGGAGTGATATTTCATGTGGGATGTTAACGCGTTGCGTAAATGGTAATTTTTGCCACATATTTTACAGACCCATCGATTGCCAGTTTTCTCTGCCTCATGTGTTCTCAAGTGTTTGTGCCAGGATCCACGAACAGTAAAGAACTTTCCACACAAGTCACATACCTTGTTCACCACTTCTTTATGTTTACGGCGATGAggttcaatttcaaatttattgACGAGTTTATCGCATATTTTACAGCGATACAGATTGGTGTAGAGCGTCGTATCACCGCGCACTGGCTTTATACCTGCGTTTCCTTGCGCCAAGTCCACGTGTGTATCATAATGAATTTTGAAATCGGCAAGTGATTCGCATATTGTTGAGCACTGTTTGCACTGATATAAGGTTGTTGTTGTTCGTTTATACATTGGTTCACTTTTCTGTGGCCATGCACGACGAAACCTTTTTTTCGATGTCCGATCTTCGTTCACTATGCTACTGACATGACGAGGTTTGGGTTCCAATGTATTTGTATCTTCCTTCTCTCTTCTCCTGCCATGACTAGACAATAGTTCCGATGTCTTTGGATCTTCGTTGTCTTTTCCCCTGTCATGACTAGGTGTTGGTCCCGTCTGTGGATCTTCGCTGTCTGTTCTTCTGTCCTGACTAGGTGTTGGTCCTGATGTCGTTGGTTCTCCGCTGTCTGTTCTTATAACACTGGGTTTGGGTTGTAGCTCAGCTGCCGTCCGATCTTCATTtctgttttcataaataaaatcaaaagacaaaacaaaaactGTCATGATGCTATCGATTAGAGCAGGAATGCTGGCCGAGGTGATTTAT includes the following:
- the LOC140155397 gene encoding uncharacterized protein isoform X5; its protein translation is MPKVRLQKELENIKRESEAAFQIREEFVRWDNVKTAHDLVDDMEVARMLLDCYDLIGGNFLVWSDQAKLAPPPLHATLFLQHVSEEGWEVLQEIKALGGWRQDKDKDKTEPEQRKSKRKQARVRHIEPVQVKQEVVDPEDGEDRDSQDDDYVPSGDDDDDFVPEEEDIQPKRLTKMIRKPKSRPDRGKKATKKKVAQVEAQESDDDATEDEEKDEEEETSPQPAQRKRGRPKKREVRPPPPPRKSKKKKPKPEEQETNEDRTAAELQPKPSVIRTDSGEPTTSGPTPSQDRRTDSEDPQTGPTPSHDRGKDNEDPKTSELLSSHGRRREKEDTNTLEPKPRHVSSIVNEDRTSKKRFRRAWPQKSEPMYKRTTTTLYQCKQCSTICESLADFKIHYDTHVDLAQGNAGIKPVRGDTTLYTNLYRCKICDKLVNKFEIEPHRRKHKEVVNKVCDLCGKFFTVRGSWHKHLRTHEAEKTGNRWVCKICGKNYHLRNALTSHMKYHSTKRPHVCEVCGKSFKDAYGLKRHHRIHVTAKPYVCQLCGKGFTQQYNLKGHVRMHTGEKPFQCDMCSAAFTHNGSLKCHKKTAHGIDMTKDKKFIELDEINLRDPKMYERVRIKSSTGGTSAISSQDEKFMKTYEQTDQGQIHRTNTSFQTHREHGQGNVSIDMIASHPYTPASIVNVQSNLAPDTSDMAQCKSLKTSAASALDGTPSDSLASTCSQNTGNHATVEARNVYTDL